From the Gossypium hirsutum isolate 1008001.06 chromosome A02, Gossypium_hirsutum_v2.1, whole genome shotgun sequence genome, the window gggtgttacacttcctaCCGTAAAGTGCCTCTAATAAAGCCATCTGAATACTCCTCTGATAATTGTTGTTGTGGACAAACTCAACCAATGACAAATGTCTCTCCCAATTGCCACCAAAATCAATAGCATATCTGAAGCATATCATTGAGAATCTGGATCTCCCTCTCAGACTAACCATCTGGCTGTGGATGATACGTCGTACTGAAGTGAAGTTtcaaacccaaagcctcatgtaacATCTTCCAGAACCACTATGTGAACTGTGGATTTCTATCCGATATGATAGAAACTAGAACTCCATGCAATTTGACAGTCTCCCTGATGTAAAGCTCGGCCAACTACTAAAAATTGAAAGTCATATGCACATGCAAGAAATACGCACACTTCGTAAATCGATATATTATCACCCAAATTGGATCCTTCCGAGATAAATTCAACggaaaaccaaaaacaaaattcATCGTGATATGCtctcatttccactctggaatcttGATCGTCTGATGTAACCCAGACGAATGTTGATGCGCAGCTTTAACCCTCTGGCAAACTAAACATCTACCAACAAAATCAGCAACATCCTTCTTCAATAAAACCTAAAGATCTTGATACATTTTGTTCCTACCGAGATGCATAGCATATGGACAACTATGAGCCTAGGTAAGAATTATATGTCTCAAATCCCCATCCATTGGAACACACATCCGACCTTTGAAGCAAAGCACACCATCAACATTAAGACCAAAATCTCCAAGAACACATAACTTAACCTGGCGGATACGATGCATCAAACTCTCATCGAACAACTGTCTCTCTCAAATTTGTTGTGCAAGGTTCTGCTTCACCTGAAGCTCAGCCAACAAACCACTATCCTCGAAAACCAACAACTTTGTAAACATCGCCGTTAAGTCAACCAAGGACTTCTAACTCAAGGCATAAGCAACAACATTCGCCTTTCCCTCAATCACACAATCATAGTCCTTCAGTTGCTTTATCCAATGCCTCTGTTTGAAGTTAAACTCCTTCTAGGTAAggagatacttaagactcttgtgatcagtgtagattaCACACCTCTCACTTTACAAAAATGACACCAAATCTTGAGTGCAAAGACTATGGcagccaactccagatcatgggtcggatagttacATACATGCTATTTCAATTGCCTTGATGCTTAAGCAACTACCTTTATTTCCTGCATCAGCACACCACCCGATCCCGTGTAAGAAGAATCACTGAAAACAACATACTCCTTACCAAACTCTGGCTATTTCAATATAGGTGCTTCAGTTAGAACTGACTTTAGCTTCTTATAACTCATTTGCCTCTCATTACTCCACTCGAAGGTAGTATTGCAGCTTTTTCAACAGAGCAGCAATACACAAAAACCCCTCGACAAAACGgtgataataaccagctaaacccaagaaacttttTACCTCAGACATAGACCTCGGCGGCTTCTAACCCAAGATCACCTCAACCTTCTTTAGATCTACCCAGATAACCTCAGCTGAAATGAAAAATCTAAGAAAAACCACCTTttgaagccagaactcacacttgctcagcTTGGCATACAGTTGTGTCTCCCACAAAATTTGAAGAATCACTCTCAAATGCTCATCGTGCTCATCCTCCAATTGAGAATACATCAATATATCATCTATAAAAACCATAACGAACCGATCCATATAAGAATGGAATTCACTGTTCATCATGTCCATAAATGTGGcaggtgcattcgtcaacccaaatagcatgacaagaaactcaaaaTGCCCATAAagagtcctaaatgtcgtctttATTACATCCACATCCTTCACCTTCAATTGATAATACCTAGATCgcaaatcaatctttgagaaaattGAAACTTCTTGAAACTGGTCAAACAAAGCATCGATCCTcaaaagtgggtacttattcttgatggtcaacttattcagctggcgataatcaatgcacaacctcaaagtcccatccttcttcacaaacaaaactggctCTCCTCATGATGACACACTCAGTCGAATGAAACCCCCGTCCAACGACTCTTACAACTAAagcttcaactctttcaactcctTGGTACCATACGATAAAACGTAATTGACATTGGAGCTGTACCAGGATAGAGTTCAATGCCAAACTTAACTTCTCTATCTGGTAGAATACCAGGCAACTCCACAGGAAAATCGTCCAAAAAAATCACAGACTCCACAAATCTCATCCAACCTTAACACCCTActattaacatttaaaaaataggCTAGATAAGCTTCGTAACCTTTTCAGACTAGCTTCTCAGCTCTAATCGTAGAAACCACATTGGAGAGCAACTCAATCCTCTCtccaataataacaaacttagaGCCATCAGCACAACATAGAGTCACTAACTTTGCCTCAGAGTTGACCTTCACTCGATGCtcaatcaaccaatccatcccaaggataaCAACAAATCCTCATAATGACAACTCTAAAATATCAACAGGAAACACTTATCCCTGAACATCAGAGGACAACGTCGATAAAATCGATCAACTACTACACTATCACCTAGCAGACTGCTCATAATAACAACAAACCTAGATGTCTCTACAGAAATCCCCAACTCTCTATCTACATTACTCAGAATAAACGATCTCCTAGCACAAGAATCTACTAAATTTAGAAGAGAAAAAGACTGTAGTGTGAATGTACCTATGATAACGCCTGTGACCTCTCTAGTTTGGGGCTCTCTAACTACATATACTCTAGTTGGACCTCCAATCTCAACTCGAGCAGTTCCTCTCTATCCAAACCTGCTACCACAGCTCCTCCCTTGAGCCGGAGCAAGTGCAACAACAACGACAACAACTGTAGCATGTTGGTTTTTAGCCATAACTACTCTCTTAGGGCAATCTCTAGTAAGGTTCTCTATCGATCTACAAGCAATACAGGCACTAGTCACCCTCCAAAACTTACCAGGATGCCTACGGTTACAATGCTCAGACAATGGCATCAT encodes:
- the LOC121211196 gene encoding uncharacterized protein, with the translated sequence MSEMIEALQRIVGATIALICQGLPLERLRALGGKEFRKVRGGDPTHAKYWLERVTRILDGKPHRWGVTVERGTTLKRVDWDFFLDSFGRKFMGEQYLEARALEETLGGEPKAVTVGTVKKSSESSSGSIWKAKRGDRPTMMPLSEHCNRRHPGKFWRVTSACIACRSIENLTRDCPKRVVMAKNQHATVVVVVVALAPAQGRSCGSRRSFILSNVDRELGISVETSRFVVIMSSLLGFVVILGMDWLIEHRVKVNSEAKLVTLCCADGSKFVIIGERIELLSNVVSTIRAEKLLPGILPDREVKFGIELYPGTAPMSITFYRMFQEVSIFSKIDLRSRYYQLKVKDVDVIKTTFRTLYGHFEFLVMLFGLTNAPATFMDMMNSEFHSYMDRFVMVFIDDILMYSQLEDEHDEHLRVILQILWETQLYAKLSKCEFWLQKVVFLRFFISAEVIWVDLKKVEPEFGKEYVVFSDSSYTGSGGVLMQEIKVVA